One window of Anaerofustis stercorihominis DSM 17244 genomic DNA carries:
- a CDS encoding helix-turn-helix domain-containing protein, whose amino-acid sequence MDINLKNIGNRLKEIRKRERYTQENVAEFADISTSHYSHIENGTTKPSLNTLIRIVNVLNVSMDEVLDIELNKKSLYITLEEIDKIFRNCNMKQRNLLINNMIYLQNNKFPECIIEEIQNSRKPKWHNR is encoded by the coding sequence ATGGACATAAACTTAAAAAATATAGGAAATAGACTAAAAGAAATAAGGAAAAGAGAAAGATACACACAAGAAAATGTTGCAGAGTTTGCAGATATTTCCACAAGTCATTATAGCCATATAGAAAACGGAACAACAAAACCTTCATTAAATACACTTATTAGAATAGTCAATGTACTAAATGTAAGTATGGATGAAGTATTGGATATTGAATTAAATAAAAAGTCCTTATACATAACGCTGGAAGAAATAGATAAAATATTCAGAAACTGCAATATGAAACAAAGAAATCTATTAATAAATAATATGATTTATTTACAAAACAATAAATTTCCCGAATGCATTATAGAAGAAATACAAAATAGCAGAAAGCCTAAATGGCACAATAGGTAA
- a CDS encoding M24 family metallopeptidase has product MYELLPKEESKNRIDKFLNMMDEYGEWDNVIIINRVHQYYFTGTMQDALLIFNRKSRKPYLFVRRDYDRAKDEAVIEEVHKIKSYGAILKFFGSDLGVTYIEMSQMSMLVMNRIKKYFDIEKLYDADSILERLLSVKSEYELECIRKCGEIHGFVLDEIVPKLLKKGISEREFQGELYNEFIKAGSHGLLRFYNPYNEGLMGQFGFGVNSLYNTNHDGPGGMKGLSSVIPIAGSDDKLKAGEIVFVDTSPIYKGYQTDKAQIYNFKGNVSNEERDLHHECMEILEKVSKMLTVGNIPSDIYNEVINNISDDLKKNFMGFRDRKVSFLGHGLGLFLDGYPVIANGFDDPLKENMVIAIEPKYGVENRGVVGVEESFIVTPKGGECVTGGARDIIDIF; this is encoded by the coding sequence ATGTACGAATTATTACCTAAAGAGGAAAGCAAAAACAGAATAGATAAATTTTTAAATATGATGGATGAATACGGGGAGTGGGATAATGTTATTATAATCAACAGAGTTCATCAATATTACTTTACGGGAACGATGCAGGACGCTCTATTAATATTTAACAGAAAATCAAGAAAGCCTTACTTATTTGTCAGAAGAGATTATGACAGGGCAAAAGATGAAGCGGTCATAGAAGAGGTTCATAAAATAAAATCATATGGAGCTATACTTAAATTTTTTGGCAGTGATTTAGGTGTAACTTATATTGAGATGTCTCAGATGAGTATGCTTGTCATGAACAGGATAAAAAAGTATTTTGATATAGAAAAGCTTTATGACGCGGATAGTATATTAGAAAGGTTACTGAGCGTTAAGAGTGAATATGAACTTGAATGTATAAGAAAATGCGGAGAGATCCATGGTTTTGTTTTAGATGAGATAGTTCCAAAACTTCTAAAGAAAGGTATAAGCGAAAGAGAATTTCAGGGAGAGTTATACAATGAATTTATTAAGGCAGGTTCTCACGGACTTTTAAGGTTTTATAATCCATATAATGAGGGATTGATGGGACAGTTTGGCTTTGGAGTAAACTCTCTTTATAATACAAATCATGACGGTCCGGGAGGAATGAAAGGTCTAAGTTCGGTAATCCCGATCGCAGGTTCAGACGATAAGCTTAAAGCGGGAGAAATCGTCTTTGTTGATACTTCTCCGATATATAAAGGATACCAGACAGATAAGGCTCAGATTTATAATTTTAAGGGAAATGTTTCAAATGAAGAGAGAGATCTTCATCACGAATGTATGGAAATACTCGAAAAAGTAAGTAAGATGTTAACTGTAGGAAATATCCCAAGTGATATTTATAATGAAGTCATAAATAATATAAGCGATGATTTAAAGAAGAATTTTATGGGATTTAGAGATAGAAAAGTATCTTTTTTAGGTCATGGACTTGGACTTTTCCTTGACGGCTATCCTGTTATTGCAAATGGATTTGACGACCCCCTTAAAGAAAATATGGTCATTGCAATAGAGCCTAAATACGGAGTGGAAAACCGAGGTGTAGTCGGTGTGGAAGAGAGCTTTATAGTAACTCCAAAAGGCGGAGAATGTGTGACCGGCGGAGCGAGAGATATAATAGATATTTTTTGA
- a CDS encoding CatA-like O-acetyltransferase yields the protein MSNNYREVDLNTWDRKIHHDIFRNSVEPFFCVSFEVDITKFLDMVKKNKYSFTLAFIYALAKCANEIEQFKYRFLDEKVVIYDKINTSFTYLNKETELFKMVDMELTDTMDEYIKKAYEKANEQKEYFVSPPGNDIFQFSPFPWISFLNISHTNSGNKNNAVPIFDFGKYQLKGDRIIIPLSVHAHHSFVDGIHIGKFYDLLTAYLNSF from the coding sequence ATGTCAAATAATTACAGAGAAGTTGATTTAAATACTTGGGATAGAAAAATCCATCACGATATTTTCAGAAATAGTGTAGAACCTTTTTTCTGCGTTAGTTTTGAAGTTGATATAACAAAGTTTTTAGATATGGTAAAAAAGAACAAATATTCATTTACTTTAGCCTTTATTTATGCTTTGGCTAAATGTGCGAATGAGATAGAACAGTTCAAGTATAGATTTTTAGATGAAAAGGTAGTTATATACGATAAAATAAATACTTCTTTTACATATTTGAATAAAGAAACCGAGTTATTTAAAATGGTAGATATGGAACTTACCGACACAATGGATGAATACATTAAAAAAGCATATGAGAAAGCAAATGAACAAAAAGAATATTTTGTATCTCCTCCGGGGAATGATATATTTCAGTTTTCTCCTTTCCCTTGGATATCATTTTTAAATATTTCTCATACAAATTCCGGAAATAAAAATAATGCCGTACCTATTTTTGATTTTGGGAAGTATCAATTAAAAGGGGATAGAATCATCATACCCCTATCTGTTCATGCTCACCATTCCTTTGTCGACGGTATACATATAGGTAAATTTTATGATTTACTGACTGCATATTTAAATTCGTTTTAA